A window of the Lagopus muta isolate bLagMut1 chromosome 1, bLagMut1 primary, whole genome shotgun sequence genome harbors these coding sequences:
- the FHL2 gene encoding four and a half LIM domains protein 2 has protein sequence MTERFDCHYCKESLFGKKYILREDSPYCVKCYENLYSNTCEECKKPIGADCKDLSYKDRHWHETCFHCFQCKNSLVDKPFAAKEEHLLCTDCYSNEYSSKCNECKKTIMPGTRKMEYKGNSWHETCFICYRCQQPIGTKSFIPKDNQNFCVPCYEKQFAMQCVQCKKAITTGGVTYREQPWHKECFVCTGCKKQLSGQRFTSRDEFAYCLSCFCNLYAKKCAGCTNPISGLGGTKYISFEERQWHNDCFNCKKCSLSLVGRGFLTERDDILCPECGKDI, from the exons ATGACTGAGCGTTTTGACTGCCACTACTGCAAAGAGTCCCTGTTTGGTAAGAAGTACATCCTGAGGGAGGACAGCCCCTACTGCGTGAAATGCTATGAAAACCTCTACTCCAACACCTGTGAGGAATGCAAGAAACCTATTGGAGCTGACTGCAAG GATCTGTCTTACAAGGACCGCCACTGGCATGAAACCTGCTTCCACTGCTTCCAGTGCAAGAATTCATTGGTGGACAAGCCTTTTGCTGCAAAAGAGGAACACCTGCTTTGTACTGATTGCTACTCCAATGAATACTCTTCCAAATGTAATGAGTGCAAGAAGACTATCATGCCAG GCACTCGGAAGATGGAATACAAAGGCAACAGCTGGCACGAGACCTGCTTTATCTGCTACCGCTGCCAGCAACCAATTGGGACAAAGAGTTTCATTCCTAAAGACAATCAAAATTTTTGTGTTCCCTGCTATGAAAAGCAGTTTGCCATGCAGTGCGTCCAGTGCAAGAAG GCTATCACTACAGGAGGTGTGACTTACCGGGAGCAGCCCTGGCATAAGGAGTGCTTTGTCTGTACTGGATGCAAGAAGCAGTTGTCCGGACAACGCTTTACCTCCCGGGATGAGTTTGCGTATTGCCTGAGTTGCTTCTGCAATCTCTATGCCAAAAAGTGTGCTGGATGCACAAACCCAATCAGTG GTCTGGGAGGAACCAAGTACATCTCATTTGAAGAGCGGCAGTGGCACAATGATTGCTTTAATTGCAAGAAGTGTTCTCTCTCATTAGTAGGTCGTGGCTTCCTTACAGAAAGGGATGACATCCTCTGCCCTGAATGTGGGAAGGATATCTAA